GTTGGAGTAGTATCAACAACTTTCTGATAACTTTCTCTTGCTCAGGCTCCAAGGGCAATCTGTTGCAACGGAAGATGCCTCTTACCATTAGCTTAGGCTTGATGATTCCAGCTGCTGTGATGGCAGTATACTACCTGCTGCTGCAGACATATGTACTGCGCCTTGAAGCCATTGTGAATATCATCCTGCTCGTGTTTTATGCACTTGAGCTGCTGCTTTCCATTGTGGCA
This portion of the Microcaecilia unicolor chromosome 4, aMicUni1.1, whole genome shotgun sequence genome encodes:
- the TMEM216 gene encoding transmembrane protein 216 isoform X3 is translated as MLFLYLGIEVIRIFYGSKGNLLQRKMPLTISLGLMIPAAVMAVYYLLLQTYVLRLEAIVNIILLVFYALELLLSIVALMSFSRVETY